One part of the Solanum dulcamara chromosome 8, daSolDulc1.2, whole genome shotgun sequence genome encodes these proteins:
- the LOC129901562 gene encoding uncharacterized protein LOC129901562 isoform X1, whose protein sequence is MKRISLRNGNAIPFISFFPNSHSASAISGKGKVGLNSSNFDKVKSLDDAVNLFNQMVDAGQVTSTGIVAPSYVQKVAPSVSSIRLYVQPTICLEMLHQALVITSFGSVVSEGRLIPMDVLLLYWKSGLTWVLISIYQLRSVTKGKTTTLALDSQLENRGGCLNRD, encoded by the exons ATGAAGAGAATTTCTCTGCGAAATGGCAATGCTATTCCCTTTATCTCTTTCTTCCCTAATTCACATTCTGCTTCCGCAATTTCAGGAAAGGGTAAAGTTGGGTTAAACAGTAGCAATTTTGACAAAGTAAAGAGTTTAGATGATGCTGTGAATCTCTTCAATCAAATG GTTGATGCAGGGCAAGTTACTAGTACGGGAATAGTTGCACCAAGTTATGTTCAGAAAGTTGCACCAT CTGTCTCTAGCATCAGACTTTATGTACAACCAACCATATGTCTAGAGATGTTACATCAAGCTTTGGTTATTACATCCTTCGGCAG TGTAGTCTCAGAGGGAAGATTGATTCCAATGGATGTGTTGCTGCTTTATTGGAAGAGTGGTTTAACATGGGTCTTAATTTCAATTTATCAGCTGAG GTCGGTCACAAAAGGAAAGACTACAACTTTGGCTTTGGACTCACAGTTGGAGAATAGAGGAGGATGTTTGAACAGGGATTAA
- the LOC129901562 gene encoding uncharacterized protein LOC129901562 isoform X2 — MKIRTLLGFSCWLIEENRFITVTPETEVLKAKQLMIGKGKVKSLDDAVNLFNQMVDAGQVTSTGIVAPSYVQKVAPSVSSIRLYVQPTICLEMLHQALVITSFGSVVSEGRLIPMDVLLLYWKSGLTWVLISIYQLRSVTKGKTTTLALDSQLENRGGCLNRD; from the exons atgaaaatcagAACGTTGCTTGGGTTTTCATGCTGGCTTATCGAGGAG aacaggttcatcacggTCACGCCTGAAACTGAAGTTCTGAAAGCGAAGCAACTGATGATAG GAAAGGGTAAAGTAAAGAGTTTAGATGATGCTGTGAATCTCTTCAATCAAATG GTTGATGCAGGGCAAGTTACTAGTACGGGAATAGTTGCACCAAGTTATGTTCAGAAAGTTGCACCAT CTGTCTCTAGCATCAGACTTTATGTACAACCAACCATATGTCTAGAGATGTTACATCAAGCTTTGGTTATTACATCCTTCGGCAG TGTAGTCTCAGAGGGAAGATTGATTCCAATGGATGTGTTGCTGCTTTATTGGAAGAGTGGTTTAACATGGGTCTTAATTTCAATTTATCAGCTGAG GTCGGTCACAAAAGGAAAGACTACAACTTTGGCTTTGGACTCACAGTTGGAGAATAGAGGAGGATGTTTGAACAGGGATTAA
- the LOC129898893 gene encoding uncharacterized protein LOC129898893: protein MTGGEEFNAAANIMIPVENPESSQNIADIQNDEKMAHMVQELEILREELRQVRDLAKLSATTFPSFKMPSYLPRADLPPTNSPNMPKRAPVHGQAPLAHPSAIRTAPDLPTQDPVTPTYPVTNQIFGAHTVAPYDSQIPPVYAVEAPTFTTPVRVKVPHEVDQYAEMEKDARLKEDKSIDAQLRGLRKALKNLQVTRGTESLDYDDLCIHPDIDMPVGYKPPKFDIFDGKSDPHAHLRAYCDKLVGVGRNEKLRMKLFIRSLSGEALTWYTRQDPRKWYNWQEMAEDFMNRFRFNTEITADRFSLANIQKKPSEDFQEYARRWRTEAARVQPPLDESELSKYFIRAQEGIYFDKMMSMMGQKFAELVKMGDFIEEGIKSGKIQSMAALQAASKAIQSGSIGGIKKKREDVSVVNYQHGGQSHQYPNNPQIVAHTPYTSYPVYNTRPHYNPPRAPTYQSPTRPHVPLQAPTHQNRPAYVPRPRPNLEARNTRTYTPIAEPYAQLFERLRIAGVLQPVEGKLPDPIPYNFDGNKRCAYHSGIQGHDTEDCYGLKNQVETLIRRRIIKCTPTPPNVNNNPLPNHENREVNMISLEEEYNLGETITPVWNAEEAATASPVQPIITVQLKEPLTVQTYLPRVVVTTTVARKAEFDTKEVPWDYKTKAKGKMIDTAVAQGMTRSGRCYTPENLDQGVIGKEPNPKKNVTDAEVTEFWRKMQPKDYSVEEQLKKTSAHISIMSLLMSSEAHRNALMEVLNGVCIPKETASETLAATIGQVLESNKISFHDNELPTEGTGHNKALHIAIKCRDKIVTRVLIDGGSGCNICPFTTLRVLGLNMGDIEESRVKVRAFDGAQRSVIGEIHLTLQVGPAEFPILFQVMDVSSNYNLLLGRPWVHMAKAVPSTLHQCVKFEWGHTEVTVHGELNHPIYSVNSVPVTEELDGATFHTLEIMQAVRIDEKLESVGVKLSGATKMAAAEMLKYGYQPKTGLGPRANGIVEPIQLKHQKGTTGLGYGSTSGRVHNRGSIKTTFVPEQVPILDHASNDDIVEGIGNLFVAMIGEEEEIDLRKLSIRDSKPGESLQNWTVSPSLFRQESW from the coding sequence ATGACAGGTGGAGAAGAATTTAACGCTGCTGCAAACATAATGATACCAGTAGAAAATCCTGaaagttctcaaaatatagCCGACATCCAAAATGACGAGAAGATGGCTCACATGGTGCAAGAGCTTGAGATTTTGAGAGAGGAACTACGTCAAGTGCGAGACTTGGCCAAGCTTTCGGCTACTACCTTCCCAAGTTTCAAGATGCCCAGCTACCTCCCTAGAGCTGACCTGCCTCCTACAAATTCTCCAAACATGCCTAAACGTGCTCCTGTTCATGGTCAAGCACCATTAGCTCATCCGTCTGCAATCAGGACTGCTCCTGACCTTCCCACTCAAGACCCCGTCACACCTACCTACCCAGTGACAAACCAGATATTTGGAGCACACACCGTCGCCCCTTATGATTCACAGATCCCACCTGTATATGCTGTTGAGGCCCCTACTTTCACGACACCGGTTAGGGTCAAGGTCCCGCATGAGGTGGACCAATATGCAGAGATGGAGAAGGATGCTCGATTGAAAGAAGATAAGTCAATAGACGCTCAACTTCGAGGTCTAAGAAAGGCGTTGAAAAACCTACAAGTCACTAGGGGAACAGAGAGCCTAGATTATGATGACTTATGTATCCACCCAGATATTGACATGCCGGTAGGATACAAGCCCCCAAAGTTTGACATATTTGATGGAAAGAGCGATCCTCACGCACATCTGAGGGCATACTGTGACAAGTTAGTTGGTGTAGGGAGAAATGAGAAACTAAGAATGAAGTTGTTCATTCGAAGTCTATCTGGAGAAGCGTTGACTTGGTATACACGCCAGGATCCTCGCAAATGGTATAACTGGCAGGAAATGGCTGAGGATTTCATGAATCGCTTCAGATTTAATACTGAAATCACTGCGGACAGGTTCTCATTAGCCAACATACAAAAGAAACCATCGGAGGACTTCCAGGAGTATGCACGACGTTGGAGAACCGAGGCTGCAAGGGTTCAACCACCGCTCGATGAGAGTGAGctctcaaaatactttattcgAGCACAAGAAGGTATCTACTTTGACAAGATGATGTCAATGATGGGCCAAAAGTTTGCGGAATTGGTCAAGATGGGAGATTTTATAGAGGAAGGCATCAAATCAGGTAAAATTCAGTCCATGGCTGCATTGCAAGCTGCAAGTAAGGCCATACAATCAGGATCCATTGGTGGCATTAAGAAGAAAAGGGAGGATGTTTCAGTCGTCAATTACCAACATGGAGGACAATCCCACCAATACCCAAACAATCCCCAAATTGTTGCACATACTCCATACACCTCGTATCCAGTATATAATACCCGACCACACTATAATCCACCTCGAGCACCAACATACCAAAGTCCAACAAGACCACATGTCCCACTCCAAGCACCAACCCACCAAAATAGACCAGCATATGTGCCAAGACCACGTCCAAATCTCGAAGCCAGAAATACTCGCACCTACACACCCATTGCTGAACCTTATGCTCAATTGTTTGAAAGGTTAAGGATAGCAGGAGTACTACAGCCAGTTGAGGGAAAACTCCCCGACCCAATCCCGTACAATTTTGATGGAAACAAGCGATGCGCTTACCACTCGGGAATCCAAGGGCATGACACAGAAGATTGTTATGGCTTGAAAAACCAGGTTGAGACGTTGAtcagaagaagaataataaaatGCACTCCAACACCTCCGAATGTGAACAACAACCCTTTGCCAAATCATGAGAATCGAGAAGTCAACATGATTTCTCTAGAAGAAGAGTACAACTTGGGAGAAACCATCACGCCTGTCTGGAACGCCGAAGAAGCTGCCACTGCATCTCCAGTGCAACCTATTATCACTGTTCAGCTAAAGGAACCTCTTACTGTCCAAACATATCTCCCGAGAGTTGTAGTAACCACTACAGTTGCTAGAAAGGCTGAGTTTGACACCAAAGAAGTCCCATGGGATTATAAAACAAAAGCCAAGGGCAAGATGATTGACACCGCTGTGGCTCAGGGGATGACTAGATCAGGAAGGTGCTATACTCCCGAGAATCTGGATCAAGGAGTTATTGGGAAGGAGCCGAATCCCAAGAAGAATGTTACGGATGCTGAAGTcacagaattttggagaaagatgCAGCCGAAAGACTATTCAGTCGAGGAGCAACTGAAGAAGACATCGGCTCATATATCCATAATGTCTTTGCTAATGAGTTCTGAGGCTCATAGGAATGCTTTGATGGAGGTGTTAAATGGGGTTTGCATTCCAAAAGAGACCGCAAGTGAAACCTTAGCTGCAACAATTGGACAAGTGTTGGAATCTAACAAAATCTCTTtccatgataatgagctaccaACGGAAGGGACTGGACACAACAAAGCACTTCATATCGCGATCAAATGTCGTGATAAGATTGTGACCCGAGTTCTGATTGATGGCGGTTCTGGATGTAACATCTGCCCTTTCACAACTCTGAGAGTTTTAGGCTTGAATATGGGAGATATAGAGGAAAGTCGTGTAAAGGTTAGAGCTTTTGATGGAGCACAGAGAAGCGTCATTGGAGAAATCCATCTCACATTGCAAGTGGGACCAGCAGAATTCCCTATTTTATTTCAAGTGATGGATGTGTCATCAAACTACAACCTGTTGCTGGGAAGACCATGGGTCCATATGGCAAAAGCagttccttcaactcttcatCAATGTGTAAAGTTTGAGTGGGGTCACACAGAAGTTACTGTTCATGGGGAGCTCAATCACCCCATCTATTCTGTCAATTCTGTTCCAGTAACTGAGGAATTAGATGGAGCCACTTTTCACACTTTAGAAATCATGCAAGCTGTGAGGATTGACGAGAAGTTAGAGTCGGTTGGTGTGAAATTGTCAGGGGCAACGAAGATGGCCGCAGCAGAGATGTTGAAATACGGGTATCAGCCTAAGACAGGACTTGGACCCAGGGCCAATGGCATAGTTGAACCCATCCAGCTGAAGCATCAGAAAGGTACCACTGGACTCGGATATGGATCTACATCGGGACGAGTCCACAACAGGGGATCCATTAAGACAACGTTTGTACCAGAGCAAGTTCCGATTCTAGATCACGCATCTAACGATGATATAGTGGAAGGAATAGGAAATTTGTTTGTGGCCATGAttggagaagaggaagagatAGATCTCCGCAAATTGAGCATCCGTGATTCCAAGCCTGGAGAAAGCTTGCAGAATTGGACCGTCAGTCCTTCCCTGTTTCGACAAGAGTCCTGGTAG
- the LOC129898895 gene encoding uncharacterized protein LOC129898895, with amino-acid sequence MICNESIEQSEKNEHDQEEYDESMMPENLPQEIEKFESQEKPNIDETEVVNLGDEETVKETRISIHLEAERKKELIELLRQHVDIFAWSYDDMPGLCTDIVSHRLPIDPTCLPIKQKTRKFKPDLSLRIKEEVTKQIEANIVRVTNYPTWLANIVPVPKKDGKIRICVDYRDLNRASPKDDFPLPNIHILIDNCAKHELQSFVDCFAGYHQILMNEDDAEKTAFITPWGVYCYRVMPFGLKNAGATYMRAMTTLFHDMIHKEIEVYVDDIIIKSKRSLDHLYDLRKFFERLRKYNLKLNPAKCAFGVPAGKLLGFIISRRGIELDPSKIKAIQELPPPKTRKDVMSFLGRLNYISRFIAQSTVICEPIFKLLKKDAATKWTEGCQRAFDKIKEYLSNPPVLVPPEPGRPLLLYLSVMDNAFGCVLGQHDQTGRREQAIYYLSKKFTPYEARYTSLEQTCCALTWIAQKFRHYLSAYTTYLISRLDPLKYIFQKPMPTGKLAKWQILLSEFDIVYVTQKAIKGQALADHLAENPVDQDYEPLKTYFPDEEVLFVGEDVSERYDGWRMFFDGASNSNGVGIGAVLISEKGQYYPISAKIRFDCTNNMAEYEACILGLRMAIDMNVKELLVIGDSDLLVHQVQGEWAAKNVKILPYLHCLKELSRRFTKIDFKHVPRAQNEFADALATISSMIQHPDKNYIDPIEVKLYDRHACCFHVDEELDGRPWYYDIKRLIEVREYPKNATSKQKGTLRRMANHFFLNGEILYRRTPDLGLLRCVDAKEATRLLEEIHAGTCGPHMNGFTLAKKILRAGYFWMTMERDSIRYVQKCHQCQVHGDFIRVPPNELNVMGSPWPFSAWGMDVIGPIEPPASNGHRFILVAIDYFTKWVEASTYKAVTKKVVADFVRNNIICRFGIPESIITDNAANLNSDLMKEICERFKITHRNSTTYRPQMNGAVEAANKNIKKILRKIVDGHRQWHEKLPYALLGYRTTIRTSTGVTPYMLVYGSEAVIPAEVEIPSLRIIQEVGLDDAEWIRSRIE; translated from the coding sequence ATGATATGTAATGAATCCATCGAGCAAAGTGAAAAGAATGAACACGATCAAGAAGAATATGATGAAAGCATGATGCCTGAAAATCTACCACAGGAGATCGAGAAGTTTGAAAGTCAGGAGAAACCTAATATAGATGAAACAGAGGTTGTCAATTTAGGAGATGAGGAAACTGTGAAGGAAACCCGAATTAGCATACATTTGGAGgccgaaagaaagaaggagttAATAGAATTGCTTAGGCAACATGTCGACATATTTGCTTGGTCTTATGACGATATGCCAGGGTTATGCACCGATATCGTTTCACATAGACTACCAATTGATCCCACCTGCCTACCCATTAaacaaaagacaagaaagttcAAGCCAGACTTGAGTCTAAGGATCAAAGAAGAGGTAACCAAGCAGATTGAGGCGAACATTGTGAGGGTCACAAATTACCCCACTTGGTTGGCAAATATAGTACCAGTGCCAAAAAAGGATGGAAAGATCAGAATATGTGTGGACTATCGAGATCTCAACAGAGCTAGTCCTAAGGATGATTTCCCTCTCCCAAATATCCATATACTCATTGACAATTGTGCAAAACATGAATTGCAATCATTTGTCGATTGTTTCGCAGGATATCACCAGATATTGATGAATGAAGACGATGCAGAAAAGACAGCATTTATCACTCCATGGGGGGTGTATTGCTATAGagtaatgccatttggcctaAAAAATGCTGGTGCAACCTATATGAGGGCCATGACCAccctctttcatgatatgatccaCAAGGAGATTGAAGTATATGTGGACGATATCATTATCAAATCCAAAAGGAGTTTGGACCACCTATATGATTTGCGAAAATTCTTTGAGAGGTTGCGAAAGtataatctaaaattaaatccAGCAAAGTGTGCATTTGGAGTACCTGCAGGAAAACTGTTAGGATTCATTATTAGCAGGAGAGGCATAGAGTTGGACCCCTCTAAGATCAAAGCAATTCAAGAATTACCTCCCCCGAAGACCAGGAAGGACGTGATGAGTTTCTTGGGAAGGCTTAACTACATCAGTCGGTTCATAGCACAATCCACAGTAATTTGTGAACCCATTTTCAAATTACTTAAGAAGGATGCTGCCACAAAATGGACGGAGGGATGTCAAAGGGCTTTCGACAAAATCAAAGAATATTTGTCCAACCCGCCAGTATTAGTCCCACCTGAGCCTGGGAGGCCGTTGCTACTATACTTATCTGTCATGGATAATGCATTTGGATGCGTATTGGGACAACATGATCAGACAGGTAGAAGAGAGCAAGCCATTTACTacttgagcaagaagttcacacCGTATGAGGCAAGATATACCTCGTTGGAACAAACATGTTGTGCTTTGACTTGGATCGCGCAGAAATTTAGGCATTACCTGTCTGCATACACCACGTACTTAATCTCAAGATTGGATCCACTCAAGTACATCTTTCAGAAACCAATGCCTACAGGTAAATTGGCAAAATGGCAAATTTTGTTGAGCGAGTTCGACATTGTGTACGTGACACAGAAGGCCATCAAAGGACAAGCCTTGGCTGACCACCTCGCAGAAAATCCAGTAGATCAAGATTATGAGCCTCTAAAAACTTACTTCCCTGATGAAGAAGTATTATTTGTAGGAGAAGACGTATCAGAACGATACGATGGTTGGAGGATGTTTTTTGATGGAGCATCAAATTCCAATGGAGTTGGAATAGGAGCGGTTTTAATTTCAGAAAAGGGTCAATATTACCCAATTTCAGCCAAGATTAGGTTTGATTGCACCAATAACATGGCAGAGTATGAAGCTTGTATTCTCGGACTTAGAATGGCCATAGACATGAACGTCAAAGAGCTTTTGGTCATAGGTGATTCTGATTTATTGGTTCATCAGGTGCAAGGAGAATGGGCTGCTAAGAATGTGAAGATCCTTCCTTATTTGCATTGCCTAAAGGAGTTGAGTAGGAGATTCACAAAGATTGACTTCAAACATGTCCCTCGAGCTCAAAATGAATTTGCCGATGCTTTGGCAACAATATCCTCAATGATTCAACATCCGGACAAGAATTACATCGACCCTATTGAAGTAAAGTTATATGATCGACATGCATGTTGTTTTCATGTTGATGAGGAATTGGATGGAAGACCATGGTACTATGACATCAAGAGATTGATAGAAGTACGAGAATATCCCAAAAATGCCACCAGCAAGCAAAAAGGGACTCTGAGAAGgatggccaatcatttctttcttaaTGGAGAAATTTTGTATAGGAGGACTCCAGATTTAGGATTGCTAAGATGTGTTGACGCCAAGGAAGCGACGAGACTTTTAGAAGAAATACATGCAGGAACATGTGGACCTCATATGAATGGGTTCACTCTGGCTAAGAAGATCTTAAGAGCTGGATATTTTTGGATGACCATGGAGAGAGATAGCATTCGATACGTGCAGAAGTGTCATCAATGCCAAGTGCATGGAGATTTTATACGAGTTCCACCAAATGAGCTCAATGTTATGGGTTCCCCATGGCCATTTTCTGCTTGGGGCATGGATGTAATTGGACCCATAGAGCCTCCTGCATCAAATGGACATCGTTTCATCCTTGTGGCTATCGATTATTTTACAAAATGGGTCGAAGCTTCGACATATAAGGCAGTAACTAAGAAAGTCGTGGCAGATTTTGTTCGTAACAATATCATTTGTCGATTCGGGATTCCAGAATCAATTATAACAGATAATGCGGCAAATCTCAACAGCGATCTTATGAAGGAAATTTGTGAGCGATTCAAGATTACTCATCGAAATTCCACGACTTATCGGCCACAGATGAATGGAGCAGTTGAAGCAGCAAACAAGAACATCAAGAAGATTTTGAGGAAAATAGTGGATGGTCACAGACAATGGCATGAGAAGTTACCATATGCTCTGCTCGGTTATCGTACCACAATCAGAACTTCCACTGGGGTAACTCCTTATATGTTGGTTTATGGTTCAGAAGCAGTAATACCTGCTGAAGTGGAAATACCATCTTTAAGGATTATTCAAGAGGTCGGTTTAGATGATGCAGAATGGATTCGCAGCAGGATTGAATAG